One part of the Marmota flaviventris isolate mMarFla1 chromosome 4, mMarFla1.hap1, whole genome shotgun sequence genome encodes these proteins:
- the Lig4 gene encoding DNA ligase 4, producing the protein MAASQTPQTVASHVPFADLCSTLERIQKSKGRVEKIRHFKEFLDSWRKFHDALHKNQKNVTDSFYPAMRLILPQLERERMAYGIKETMLAKLYIELLNLPREGKDALKLLNYRTPTGTRGEAGDFAMIAYFVLKPRCLQKGSLTIQQVNELLDSIASNNSAKRKDLVKKSLLQLITQSSALEQKWLIRMIVKDLKLGVSQQTIFSVFHSDAVELHNVTTDLEKVCTQLHDPSVGLTDISITLFSAFKPMLAAIANIEHIEKDMRHQSFYIETKLDGERMQMHKDGDVYQYFSRNGYNYTEQFGASPQEGSLTPFIHNAFHPNVQTCILDGEMMAYNPNTQTFMQKGNKFDIKRMVEDSDLQTCYCVFDVLMVNNKKLGREILRKRYEILGSTFTPIPGRVEIVQKAQAHTKNEVIDALNEAIDKREEGIMIKHPLSIYKPDKRGEGWLKIKPEYVTGLMDELDILIVGGYWGKGLRGGMMSHFLCAVAEKPPPGKKPSVFHTLCRVGSGYTMKELYDLGLKLANYWKAFHRKAPPGSILCGTEKPEVYIEPCNSVIVQVKAAEIVPSDMYRTGCTLRFPRIEKIRDDKEWHECMTLEDLEQLRGKASGKLASKHFCPGGDDEPQEKKRRAPPKVKKAIGVIEHLKAPNLSNVSKVSNIFEDVEFCVMSGTDSHPKPDLENRIAEFGGYIVQNPGPDTYCVIAGSENIRVKNIIASDTHDVVKPVWLLECFETKSCVPWQPRFMIHMCPSTKQHFAREYDRYGDSYFVDTDLNLLKEVFSGIKNSNEQTPEEMASVIADLEYRYSWDCSPLSMFRHHTIYVDMYTVINDSSTRIEGTRLAISALELRFHGAKVAAHLAEGVSHVIVGEDHSRVSDFKAFRRTLKKKFKILQERWVIDSVDKCELQEENQYLV; encoded by the coding sequence ATGGCTGCCTCACAAACTCCACAGACTGTTGCATCTCATGTTCCCTTTGCAGATTTATGTTCAACTTTAGAGCGAATACAGAAAAGTAAAGGACGTGTAGAAAAAATCAGACACTTCAAGGAATTTTTAGATTCTTGGAGAAAATTTCATGATGCACTTCATAAGAACCAAAAAAATGTTACAGATTCTTTTTATCCGGCCATGAGACTTATTCTTCCTCAGCTAGAACGAGAGAGAATGGCTTATGGAATCAAAGAAACTATGCTGGCCAAGCTTTATATTGAATTGCTTAATTTGCCGAGGGAAGGGAAAGATGCCCTAAAGCTCCTCAATTACAGGACCCCCACTGGGACGCGTGGAGAGGCTGGGGACTTTGCAATGATTGCCTACTTTGTGCTGAAGCCCCGATGTTTGCAAAAAGGAAGTTTAACCATACAGCAAGTAAATGAACTTTTAGATTCCATTGCCAGCAATAATTCTGCCAAAAGAAAAGACTTGGTGAAAAAGAGTCTTCTTCAGCTTATAACTCAGAGTTCAGCACTGGAACAAAAGTGGCTCATACGAATGATTGTGAAGGACTTAAAGCTTGGTGTTAGTCAGCAaactatattttctgtttttcacagTGATGCTGTCGAGTTGCATAATGTTACCACAGATCTGGAAAAAGTCTGTACACAGCTGCATGATCCCTCTGTAGGACTCACTGACATTTCCATCACTTTGTTTTCTGCCTTCAAACCAATGCTAGCTGCAATAGCAAACATTGAGCACATAGAGAAGGACATGAGACACCAGAGTTTCTACATCGAAACCAAACTTGATGGTGAGCGGATGCAGATGCACAAAGATGGCGACGTTTATCAGTACTTTTCCCGAAATGGCTATAACTACACTGAACAGTTTGGTGCCTCTCCGCAAGAGGGTTCTCTCACCCCATTCATTCATAATGCATTCCATCCAAATGTGCAAACCTGTATCCTTGATGGAGAGATGATGGCCTACAACCCAAACACCCAGACTTTTATGCAAAAGGGCAATAAGTTTGATATTAAAAGGATGGTGGAAGATTCTGATCTGCAGACTTGTTATTGTGTTTTTGACGTGTTGATGGTTAATAATAAAAAGCTAGGACGTGAGATCCTGAGAAAAAGGTATGAGATCCTTGGCAGTACCTTTACACCAATACCAGGTCGGGTGGAGATAGTGCAGAAAGCACAAGCTCATACCAAGAATGAAGTCATCGATGCATTGAATGAAGCAATAGATAAGAGAGAGGAGGGAATCATGATAAAACATCCCTTGTCCATTTACAAGCCagacaaaagaggtgaaggatggTTAAAAATTAAGCCTGAGTATGTCACTGGACTAATGGATGAATTGGATATCTTAATTGTGGGAGGCTATTGGGGTAAAGGTTTGCGGGGTGGAATGATGTCTCATTTTTTGTGTGCAGTAGCAGAGAAGCCCCCTCCTGGTAAGAAGCCGTCTGTGTTTCATACTCTCTGTCGTGTTGGCTCAGGATACACCATGAAAGAACTGTATGATCTAGGTTTGAAATTGGCCAACTACTGGAAAGCTTTTCATAGAAAAGCTCCACCAGGCAGCATTTTGTGTGGAACAGAGAAGCCAGAAGTGTACATCGAGCCTTGCAATTCTGTCATCGTTCAGGTTAAGGCCGCAGAGATTGTCCCCAGTGATATGTACAGAACTGGCTGCACGTTGCGTTTTCCGCGGATTGAGAAGATCAGGGATGACAAGGAGTGGCATGAGTGCATGACCCTGGAGGACTTAGAACAGCTGCGGGGGAAGGCCTCTGGAAAGCTCGCTTCAAAGCACTTTTGCCCAGGTGGAGATGATGAACCACAAGAGAAAAAGCGGAGAGCTCCCCCAAAGGTGAAGAAGGCTATTGGAGTTATTGAACACCTAAAGGCACCTAACCTTTCTAACGTTAGCAAAGTTTCCAATATATTTGAAGATGTCGAGTTTTGTGTTATGAGTGGAACAGACAGCCATCCAAAGCCTGACTTGGAGAACAGAATTGCAGAGTTCGGTGGCTATATTGTACAGAATCCAGGCCCAGACACATACTGTGTAATTGCAGGTTCTGAGAACATCAGAGTGAAAAACATTATTGCTTCTGATACACATGATGTTGTCAAGCCTGTGTGGCTTTTAGAATGTTTTGAGACCAAAAGCTGTGTTCCATGGCAGCCTCGCTTTATGATTCACATGTGCCCATCAACAAAACAGCATTTTGCCCGTGAATATGATCGCTATGGTGATAGTTATTTTGTTGATACAGATTTGAACCTACTGAAAGAAGTGTTCTCAGgaattaaaaattctaatgaaCAGACTCCTGAAGAAATGGCCTCTGTGATTGCTGATTTGGAGTATCGATACTCTTGGGACTGCTCTCCTCTCAGTATGTTTCGACACCACACCATTTATGTGGACATGTACACTGTTATTAATGACTCGAGTACCAGAATCGAGGGAACGAGATTAGCCATCAGCGCCTTGGAGCTCCGGTTCCACGGGGCAAAGGTGGCTGCTCACTTAGCTGAGGGAGTGTCCCATGTAATTGTTGGGGAGGATCACAGTCGTGTTTCGGATTTTAAAGCTTTTAGAAGAACTCTTAAGAAGAAGTTTAAGATCCTTCAAGAACGCTGGGTAATTGACTCGGTAGACAAGTGTGAGTTACAGGAAGAAAATCAGTATTTGGTATAA